Below is a genomic region from Biomphalaria glabrata chromosome 3, xgBioGlab47.1, whole genome shotgun sequence.
CATCAAAAGCTGGCATCAATGTATTACTATGTACAACAAAACTACTTTCTTTAGACAGAACATCAAAGTTTTCCTACAAATGAACTAGGAGCAATAGTATTAAATTActtttccttaaaaaaagaaCTCTGTTATTTTAGGCAGCATTAAATCAAAAGCGTGAAATGGTGTTAACATTGTATAGCCTAAACATTTTGACCAGGAAGGTTTCTCTCTACAACAATGTACAGCTTGATCCAGTGTCCATTCATACTAAACTAATTCCGACCATCATTAGTCATCTAAAAGTGTTTTGTATTCCATTAGGAGTCACAGATACTGGACATTCACTCTGTCACTTCtactacaacaaaacaaaaggaaaactGTACAATTTCTGAACTGCTTCTCAATTGTATCTACACAGCCATAATGATGAGCACAAACCAGAACTAGGTTCATTCTGTGTGTAGGTACTAAGAAAAGTGGgtaagaaacataaaaaaatgtggaagaaaaaccaaagaaaaatattcaaaccATGGAAGAGAATTGGACGAGAGAGGGCAACTCTCCATAAAAGTTCACAACCATACAAAGTGGAGGTTTTTAGTTTCATCTTGCTGTTAAGAATTATCAACAGGCTTTTGTCAAACAAAAGCATGAAACACCTCTGTATATAAGGCACAGATCTTACAAGTGTGAAGATGACAACTCTTGATCATAAGAAGAACAGGTCTTCTATTCAGACCTACACCACCATTCCTTTCCTACAAATATTACCATCACAAGTCAATGAATGGCTGACCATATTTTTTTGGTTGAAGTCAATAGCAAGAGTTTACTGCTGTAGCATTACAAGGCTGTTGATGAGCAAGAAGTGAGCAACAAGCAGTTACATCTCACACCAGGGGAGATAACACCTCACACCAGGGGAGATAACACCTCACACCAGGGGAGATGAACACATTTTACAAAAGGCAGCAAGTGACATTTGGTAATGAAGTAAGATTTTTGTTAGGTGAAGGAAACTTCAGTCAACTTTCTCCAAGGCTAGTGTTCAGCCTCTCTCATTTATGAAGGATATGTTTTCACTGGAAATGGCTGATAAATCATTGATAAATTAACAGGTTTGGTAGACTAGAACCAAACAATACCCTTTGAAACCATTAGACAAGCTAATAGGTGAGATTAATCAATGCTCCTTATGGACACCTTAAAGTATGAAAGAAACTTAACATCATTCTCAGAAAACGTGTCAAGCATCACTAGAGTTCTGAATGCATGACAATGTCTATCTACCAGTCAACTCTTCACAAAGTATTGTCTTATACAGCTGCTATGTGTGCTTATTAAAAATACCTATATTTGTGTACaagacacacacgcacaaataTGTATTAATACAAAAAATGTGTGTAGGTACTTAAGCAGTAAAGCAAAACATGAGAAATGACATGTGACATCAACACAGCAAGAAGTGCGCTGAACATGCAAATAGAGGTGGAAAGAGAATACAGTGAACTAGCACATTGACACTCAAGTCAGCTGACACTAAAATAGTTCTCGAGTTACACCAAGACCAAAGTCTCATTTACAGTTTATACACAATATAaatatcaattaaaaacaaatgcttAACCTATATACAAATTCTTTATCAGCTGTTTTAGCCAGAAGTGtccaaatatttatattattctaATATTTGAATTTCTActagtaaatgaaataaatgaagtTGTGATCTCAATGACAtgataagaataataataaaagctaAGTGGACAAACTATGAACATTCCTGTATTACAGAAATATTTCTCATGCTgcatagataaaaaaatattttggcaacATTCGCATCTtacaataattgtttaaataagccaaaatataaaaaaaaagttgtagaaAGTTATGGAAGAAGAAAGCACAATATTGAAGAGACAACAAGAATCAGTGTCAGTAACACAAGGCTGCGTGTGAAAGAGAGGTCAGGAAGCAGCTTTGCTTTGATTGTTTGCCTGTTTTTCACGATATTTGCTGAAGGAGTATTTTTCATTCACACCTTTTTGACCAATTTCGTCCCATGTCTTGAGATTCTTCTCCTGGCGGTATTTCTCCCATCTCTCATCATCGGATTCATGAGTCAGGTAGCGGATGCCCACCTGCTTCTCTAAAACACGCAAGTCACACCAAGTCTGGTAGTCCTGCAAGGTACAGTTAAGAATAATTGcatttgtatttttgttcttcctttaaaataaaaaagatgaacagtaggcctactaacctAAAGACTTCACAGTTTTTGACAAGAGTGGCATTCAGATAAACCAATTTCCATTTtgtgatatttaaataaagcaCAAAAGGGTGTTTTAGTTTTACAAAAGTTAATGGTACTAGTAGGTCTCAATAACCATTTAAACTAGCtaactttaaaaacttaaaCCAACTGACACTGCCTGGAAATGTGAAgatgtatattattaaaataatggcATTTCTTTTTGGTTTCTAAAGCTGTAGGATTTTTTTGGcacaaaataatgataaaaatttaaaaaataaaatagttaccTGTAGAAACACATGGTTGAGGGACTTGTCCACAGTAAAACGCTTGCGCATCTTGACTTGTAGAAGGTTGGAGATCAAGTCAATGGCTGAAAGACAACACAAATTGAGACTTTACAAAAAAGTGTTGTGatacttattaattatattacttGACAACAAGCTATTTGTTAGGAGTATATAGGACTTCATACCCTTAGTTGGTAGAATGGAGGTAGActattttgatagaatttttgaattaaaataaagattttcattttaaaaaaattttaaatgtcaaTTCTAATCTAAGTCGATATGAATAATTGCTAGTTTTCAAGCTAAGCTAAACATTCTAGAAATGATCTTCAATCACTTTGTTTCCTTCAAAAAAGTACAttaaaatgaattaataaaaatgaaaaaaaaaaattcaccttCCTGTGATATGTCTTTCCAAGGGTTGGGAGGATACATGAAGGAAGCGTTTTGTATTTGATCAGAGATCTCTTCATCTTCATTGAATGGGAATGTACCACTGAGGCTGCAAGTGTAGAGAAAGAAGAttgtataatataaaaaaaaaacattagactTATTCTTAagatttaacaataaaaaaagaaggacACTGAACAAATCTCTACTGACCTGACATATATAACAACTCCCACAGACCACATGTCCAATGATCTGTTATaaccttttctttttaagaCCTCTGgggctgaaaataaaaattattaattgaaatGATTCTCAAATCCTTTAGGTGTGTGTTGGTCATACAAAACCAAACGAGGAAGTAGTCATAGCTTTTCCAAATGAACCTTAAGTCATATTTAAATGTGGACCCCTCCCCAAGAGTTCTAGAAGTATTGTGAGgcagataaacaaaaaaaaaaaaaaaacaactgataccTTCCTATCTTAACTCTAAAAATCAAGTTTGAAAATGTACAACCTCAAATCTTAGTAAatatattagttttttttttggtctacattattatttagatatatattcaTGCCTAGATAAGCCGGAGTGCCAACAACGGAACGACGGAATGATTTTTCACCAATGATCCTTGCAAAGCCAAAGTCACAGAGTTTGacctggaaaaacaaaaaagtgagaaaaagttaaaacattaaattaaattagcaATGAAAGAGTGCTGACTAAACAACTAAAATTTTTTGTTCTGAAAATGATCTTATTTATTGGCAAATAACTTGAGAAAAACCAAATCAGCCTCTAAAAAGTACATATAAGTGCTGTGgtataaagatatattttttgttaaatttaataccatgatttttaatttgggacataaaaaaatataatcaattaGGTAATAATTGTTCAAATAATTATTCAAAGTCTATATTTCAAAACTTAGGGTTAGGAACTAAAAcctcttaataataatacactgtCCAAAATGTGTTCGTTTTATCAGAGTTCTACTGATTTTTTGATGTAGTTTTTCAACAAACTGGTAAACTAAATATTGATATTTCTTATTGGTGGTGCATCACATATTCCATTTTGACTAGCTATAAATCAATAATGCCAGTACCTGGGGGAATGCAGTTTCTGAAGACAACAGAACATTTTCAGGTTTCAGATCACAATGCACTATGCACTTGGAATGCAAATGTTTTAAGGCAATCAGAATCTGAAAACAAACAAGTAGTTGTTAAAGCTTTATGATTAGGTGTTAGGGTggaaatatttctttcaatagAAAGTAAGCAATGCACACAACTGACAATATTCTATAGCCAAACAATTCAGTcaactaaaaaaagaaattcagtgGTGGTTCACAGCACACATAATAATAACAGTTagtttgaaaaacaacaacaacaacaaacttaaGTGACTTCATCTAAAATTCTTAGTACCGGTACTAGACAAAGAAATGCAACTAATTTACATTGAGTGGTGTAGTCTATTttgatgtgaaaaaaaaaggttaaacaaTGGTGTCAGAGGTCACAGTATACACTAATCACCAGTCTTAAGTTTATACCCAGAAACCATAAGTCATCACATCCATTGATTCAATGGCAACAGTAAAATACAAACTCATCTACCTGTGAGACAAGGAATTTGGACACCCGCTCACTCAGACGGCCTTTTGGACTAGAGAGAATCATTTCCAGCATGTCACCTTTCAACTTTTCCATCACCACAAATATCTGTCAGAGAATCATGGGTTATACTTCATAAAAATGTTGAACAACAGTTGGCAAACGAAACAATTATCAAAATGTAATGTTAATGAAGCAAGTCAAAGCTAATTCAATTAGTAGCGATAGAGAAAATATAGCCTTTGAACACATTGCTTGTTTCAGGCTAATAAGTtactctcttttattttttaacttaatgAGGTTTAGAATTCTATTTCAGAAAATGTCTGATCCTACATTtagtaaataattgttttttttctattcaaggCTATGTTTTATATGGAgtaagaaaactaaaaagaagTTACAAACCAAAATCATACACTAAAACatgtttatttaattactttatGAATACATTAGAAAAATTACACAAATATGTGAGATTTAATAAACCCAGGaaaacatcaaacaaacaaaaaatgagagAATAAATTAACCCATATATACATAAAGcaatatagttaaaaaaaatatttttttttgttgaaagcaTGCCAACAACACAACTCACCCTTTCATTTGTTTCAAACATCTGTTCCAAGTTGACAACTCCTGGATGAtgcaaattctaaaaaaaaacaacatcacgTGTTACAGATTTAGttgaatagtagatctagtgaataagtctttttaaatttctttctaaaataaatatctagTTTCTAAAAATGGTGGCTCACTGGTAAGGTAAGTAACGAAACCaacaattttatttatgaaatgtTCTATCCTACATTATTTCTAAGTTGTCTCAAAATGTTCAGTAGCCTCTTTGTCAATGCTCGAAACATAACATGAAGTACGGAAAAAAATAAGTGAACCCTAACCTTTAAAATCTCCACCTCTATCTTCAGCTGAGCCTCCTGTTTAGTGGGGAACCTCATCTTGTCTATCACTTTAATTGCCACTTCTCTATTGGTTTTCCTGTGACGACCTGAAAGTAGAGCAGTACATTTAATCACTGTAACAACCAGGCATACAAATGAAtgggaaaaacaaatatatttttttgagttattaaatttaataaaatattttccagAGATGTCTGCTTTCTGTTTAAAAATGGGGTATGTAAATTAATGCTTATGCCTACTAATAAATGTAAACACAGTAAACACAAAAAGGCCACcatattattttttctaaaaatccTTCTACCCtcacaaaaaaaagtacacatttcGATATCTTAAGTCCGAATTTGAAGTCGACTTCAATTGTTGGGatcacaaaaaatatttttcaaaaagtataGTTGTGGTAGATGTATAACTGTGATAGGTAGTGTGTAGGTAGAGTGGTAGGTAGAGTGTAAGTTGTGAGGTAGGTAGTGTATAGGTAGAGTGGTAGGTAATGCGTAGAAAAGATAGGTAATGTGTCGTTAGAGTGGTAAGTAGTGTGTAGGTAGATGGTAGTGTGTAGAAGAGTAGGTAATGTGTAGGTAGTGTGAAGGTAGATGGTAATTAGTATGTAGAAGAGATAGGTAGAGTGTAGGTAGAGTGGTAGGTAGATTGTAGGTAGATGGTAGTGTGTAGTAGAGTGGTAGGTAGTTCTATGGTGCTGTGATAAAATAATCAAATGCTTAATTACAACTAACTATTTATCATTTACTAAAAGCATCAAAACCAGACTGACCTCCATAGACAATACCAAATTGTCCAGAGCCCAGAACATCTTCAGGTATAATTTGATACAAATGACTTATCTCAGCCTGTCAAAGAAGAAATGTTGAATTAGTTCTATTCAAATCAAACACACAAATGGTAATACAACTACAAGGaaacaaaatttcaatttgaaaaTGATTCAatgaatgtaagaaaaaaaaagagagccaCTCACTTGTCCAGCCCCCTGGGCTTCACCATTGCCATTATTGTCTGCtcaaacaaaatgttgaaatcattaaaaattgtaatttgAAAGGGAAAGACAAAGAAACATAAGAATCATGTTCTATAGATTAGAGAAGAGCAACAGTTTAGAAAGTCAAGTTGGTTATAATAATCTACTGATACTACTGAGTCAGTTGTAGATATTTGTATAGCGTTTActgctttttttctctcttttcttcctgattatctttagatatttcttaaaatgataaattacaaaaaaaatatagaatagatttttaaaaatctttatgtTATGTCAAACTTTCAGATCCTATGAAACAAATGAGCATCAGTGAcagaaatatttagaaaaacaaaaaaaagtttttaagacactcaaggaaaaaaacaaaagcatcaGTGACAAATCAAATGAACTGTCATCTTTGAGTAATTGTTACATTAAACTTAAATTTTCACAATGTGTACTCACCTGGAGCATTGCCAATGCTAGACTGAGGTGTGACAGGCATTAGGGCCTGACGGATAGCACTCTCCCAGTGTTTGGCCTGCTCTAGTCCTATCCCACTTTCTGGGTTGACCACCAGGTTGGACTCCTGACCACAGTTGGGATCCTCACCCACATAGTAGACTATAGAGCCAGTGGACATTTCAAACACATGAGGACAGCGTGAGAAATCCTGGGCTTTGTTTTTAGCTGAATCCACACTGGTAATACTGCTTAAATCTATTTTctagatacaaataaaaaagaaaaaacatcaGTCCTTAGAGCCTCTGAGgcaataattatattttattgttacaaaGTGTCTATTTGGTTGTGTATATTTCAAGCTGCTATGATAGAGTTAGCAGATTTACTTCACACTTCTGAAATGAATTAAGCACCTGAAAATAACTTATCTACAAGCACAAAAGAAATATCTACAAACTGAAACACAAATACTTTATATCTAGAAATCCAAGAAGAATACTTTTAGGTTTGCTATGCAATGTTGAATTCACATCAAGTAgattttttaagaaaaactagaataattctaaaaaaaaaaaggacctctATAATGTGTTGCATTCCATTGATACTACATTGGTCCCTTGACTTTCAAGGGTTACACTTTAGCAGAAGGGCTATATGGCGGGTTTTCAAATAatataaatggaaaaaaaaactaagatttttttttaacaccacaGGTTTAATGAATATTGcataaaatatataagaaaTTGCATTGAAAtcacaatatttgtaaaaaaatattacaaatattaattcTAACACTGTTCTTTCTATAGCAGATAACAGTGTACTCACTGTATgtatcaattctttttttttctgtaaagtgaCATTCAGAATAAAGTTGTatgccatttaaaaaatttctgcACATTTAcgaagtgtttaaaaaaaacagcttattattaaagaaaaggGAAATTGTTATTTAGGGTTTTAAAATGTTAGGGGATGTTCTGCAGTACAGTTCATATCCACAAATAGTGTAAGgatatgaaattaaatacagCATCTCCACTTCAAGGATGGTCAAGGGAAAACTGCATTTCTAATGTTCTAACAATAACTCTGTCACATCAAAAGAAGATTTGACCTACTTCCACTTTTACTAGTCATTTTTAGagcacaaaaataaatgaagtcaTAAGTATTTTCCCCCCTTAGCCTTGCCTAGAAACATCTAATGAATGACAACATTCTAGTTCTAATGTTTGTGTGCAAAAAAGGTTAAAGGTTATGGTGGCCAAGCAGTCTCTACTCAGCTTGTGACACTATCTTTTActtacttatatatattatttgttctatttcacaacaatatatatatttacaccaaaaagt
It encodes:
- the LOC106059311 gene encoding serine/threonine-protein kinase D1-like isoform X8; this encodes MQPDSPFRGRISFYMQNGLTREPRSLETEFTVTRLHEIACAFVDRKFPEHGFYKTAEKILLFRHDANDPNILRKVNSVSDVEEGCLIEVVLSEQATMEELQIRPHLLFVHSYKSPHFCDFCGEMLFGLVKQGLKCEGCGLNFHKRCAYKIPNNCAHDRYRRHSSSSISFNHHPRTDNSLSSIDSPVPHATLPSTQPLLSVPSPGPTPPSPGSTRSKSWTGRPIWLEREYANRIKVPHTFVVHNYKRPTQCQYCKKLLKGIIRQGVQCKDCKFNSHRKCSPLVPNDCAGELTYDGNDVLLESLEHAEQESEEQPDIPEVTEDGNYPLQEDDEAEDMETKPPLSPIDSSNIPLMRVVQSVKHTKRAGSRVLKEGWMVHFTDKENTRKRHYWRLDPKVIVMYSDEKTTRYFKKIDLSSITSVDSAKNKAQDFSRCPHVFEMSTGSIVYYVGEDPNCGQESNLVVNPESGIGLEQAKHWESAIRQALMPVTPQSSIGNAPDNNGNGEAQGAGQAEISHLYQIIPEDVLGSGQFGIVYGGRHRKTNREVAIKVIDKMRFPTKQEAQLKIEVEILKNLHHPGVVNLEQMFETNERIFVVMEKLKGDMLEMILSSPKGRLSERVSKFLVSQILIALKHLHSKCIVHCDLKPENVLLSSETAFPQVKLCDFGFARIIGEKSFRRSVVGTPAYLAPEVLKRKGYNRSLDMWSVGVVIYVSLSGTFPFNEDEEISDQIQNASFMYPPNPWKDISQEAIDLISNLLQVKMRKRFTVDKSLNHVFLQDYQTWCDLRVLEKQVGIRYLTHESDDERWEKYRQEKNLKTWDEIGQKV
- the LOC106059311 gene encoding serine/threonine-protein kinase D1-like isoform X7; translated protein: MTSNLLTVASQRLSSSCTDLVAEQATMEELQIRPHLLFVHSYKSPHFCDFCGEMLFGLVKQGLKCEGCGLNFHKRCAYKIPNNCAHDRYRRHSSSSISFNHHPRTDNSLSSIDSPVPHATLPSTQPLLSVPSPGPTPPSPGSTRSKSWTGRPIWLEREYANRIKVPHTFVVHNYKRPTQCQYCKKLLKGIIRQGVQCKDCKFNSHRKCSPLVPNDCAGELTYDGNDVLLESLEHAEQESEEQPDIPEVTEDGNYPLQEDDEAEDMETKPPLSPIDSSNIPLMRVVQSVKHTKRAGSRVLKEGWMVHFTDKENTRKRHYWRLDPKVIVMYSDEKTTRYFKKIDLSSITSVDSAKNKAQDFSRCPHVFEMSTGSIVYYVGEDPNCGQESNLVVNPESGIGLEQAKHWESAIRQALMPVTPQSSIGNAPDNNGNGEAQGAGQAEISHLYQIIPEDVLGSGQFGIVYGGRHRKTNREVAIKVIDKMRFPTKQEAQLKIEVEILKNLHHPGVVNLEQMFETNERIFVVMEKLKGDMLEMILSSPKGRLSERVSKFLVSQILIALKHLHSKCIVHCDLKPENVLLSSETAFPQVKLCDFGFARIIGEKSFRRSVVGTPAYLAPEVLKRKGYNRSLDMWSVGVVIYVSLSGTFPFNEDEEISDQIQNASFMYPPNPWKDISQEAIDLISNLLQVKMRKRFTVDKSLNHVFLQDYQTWCDLRVLEKQVGIRYLTHESDDERWEKYRQEKNLKTWDEIGQKDFSEKEFNIRAALPKNFLLLSLGIDHFGPVDHNDQDDFDTKSTNSGNDSTRCFQHSVETFSVHYHFQHSKTA